The Paucidesulfovibrio gracilis DSM 16080 genome includes a region encoding these proteins:
- a CDS encoding MORN repeat-containing protein, whose amino-acid sequence MFAMRHQQWRRVARRTRSLAFGLALAGALTLPLQARAQCVDGDCINGSGTKITRGHKYTGEFRDNHRHGFGVYEFPNGDVYQGEFVEGDMEGKGTYQYANGDVYEGAFKDNQPDGVGEFRYQDGTRVHGVFHQGILVGPGQEVVSEELPDSDASQTGAADSVQVRPWGSGGPAIMGD is encoded by the coding sequence ATGTTTGCAATGAGGCATCAGCAATGGCGGCGCGTGGCGCGGCGGACCCGGAGCCTGGCATTCGGCCTGGCTTTGGCGGGAGCGTTGACCCTCCCTCTCCAGGCCCGGGCGCAATGTGTGGACGGAGACTGCATCAACGGTTCCGGCACCAAGATCACCCGCGGCCACAAATACACCGGAGAATTTCGCGACAACCACCGCCACGGCTTCGGCGTGTACGAATTCCCCAATGGGGACGTGTACCAGGGCGAGTTTGTGGAAGGCGACATGGAGGGCAAGGGTACCTACCAGTACGCCAATGGGGACGTGTACGAAGGGGCATTCAAGGACAACCAGCCCGATGGTGTGGGCGAGTTTCGTTATCAGGATGGCACCCGGGTGCACGGCGTGTTTCACCAGGGCATTCTTGTGGGTCCGGGCCAGGAGGTGGTTTCCGAGGAGCTACCGGATTCGGATGCCTCGCAGACCGGCGCCGCGGACAGTGTTCAGGTGCGGCCTTGGGGATCGGGCGGTCCTGCCATTATGGGGGATTGA